The DNA segment taataatattttcatgaaAATTTTCCGGGTATTCGATGGTTTTCTCTATATTCTAATCTTCTAGCGTGCAAcaatctcttttttttgcaatttgtataataGGAATTCGAGTTCGGTTATTCAACCGAAAGTTTCATGACTAATTGcataatatgattatacatTTGAAACACTTAGTCGAACTTTCTACAGCATTGCGCCTCATACAACTTGTCAGTTATTTGTGAAACACGAAGAAGTAACAAGCTTACAAGCGATGAAATACGGGTGGATAATATTTGCGCTATTTCAACTCGTTCTATTGCTGTGGATGCAACCGAGGGAAGCAAGTGGCGAATGTTGTCTCCCTGCGGGAGTTTATTGTTGGGACGGGACGTTTGCCACGCCCTGCTGTGGAAAAGATAATTGCGATATTTTGTGCTGCCGTTGCAGATGCAGACGTGCATGgtgaaacataaatttaacattttaaaattcctATTCATCAGAGAGAACTTAATGAGTACATTGTTTTTAGGTGGGACCGGAATAGGCATGGTGAACATTCTCAAAGGTAACAAAACCCTACTTTTTTATCTAAACAAAAATTCTTTGGTTAACTATTGCTTTAACTTGACATTGAGAATCAAGGCCTAAGAGTATCATATTTTTTTAGGAGTTCCCGTCgtcatgatcatcatcatacCCATGATCGTGATCATCATCACAAACACAAAgggtaaatattaattttgtgctAAATTGCGgatttataatttaacaaaCTATATGTTCTTAGAAGAAAACATTCCGATTCCTGCAAGTACACAATTCTCGCCATGTGGACATCAAAGGAATAAgctttttataaacaattcatCTAATATTGAGAAATAAATTGCTCTTATTGGTAATGGAGCGTGGCATGCAAAAATTCCAAGACTGTCTTCTTTCAATGCCAATGTTGGCTGTTCAAACACTGCAACCAGAAAACGCAAAAGATATAGGCATAGTCTTCGTGTTGGGCGAAACCGAGAGCCAGAGTATATTCTGGGCTAGTCGTAGGTGCAAACATTGCAAACCTAAAAAACCTGGGTCACAGAGAATATCTATTGTCCTTATGgtttaatttgattgcgatcatttaaaaatacttttatatggcAAAAGTCGACTGTTGTCGACAGgtctttgttgctttggttggcaatctagtatattttgtaccatatagtatatttttaatgtagaagtatattgatatacgaATTATCCTTTGTGTATTTTAGGGCTAAGAACCTACCCACCAGAATTCTTAGTTGCtgtggctgacaatctggtttattttgaagtgtatggtataccaaatacagcctttagaattttgtggtatattaatttggtatattttaaaatgagtaCCAAGTGTGTAAAGGTGTAAAGGATATCTCTcatcttacttgtttttatttaagactaaatttgacttaacatttaaaatgataaCATTTTGTGAAATGTTGCTTTCTCTAAAATCATATATTCTAGGGCATTCGACACTTTTCCCTATACCATGGCTTGTAATTATTTCGAACATATGGGCTTCTCAATAACTCACACCGTCTCCTGCTCATATGTGTTTATACCCAGCTCTGGCCTCTGGCTCACCTCTGCGCTACCTTCGACTTTCTCAGGCTGGTTCCCATGGCACTGCAAGActttcaaaaattcaattccCGCCAAATGCAAACTCCAGCAGCGCCTtgctaaacaaatttttagcGCCTCTACCTTTTTGGCAACGTTTGAGATGATTGGAAAAACAAGCGGAACTGTTAACTAGGACATGTGTGTGAAGAAGGGAAAGAGCACGTACCAAGACCAagaccgagaccgagaccAAGGCGTAGGTGCGATCTGTTGTTGTGCCACATGATAATGTGTAGTTGTATGGTAAATTTGGCCATAGTGTTTGCGCTTTTCCCATAGCGCCAGGCGTGCTCGAGGGATTTCTCAAGGAAAATCTCACAGGCACACATTACGCGACGCGGCGGCGCTTggtcaacacacaaaaaaattaaggAAGAAAAACACACGAGTCAGAGTTGCATATGTTTCtaggtttttggtttttggttcgTGCTAAAGGATCTTCCCAGATCCAGAAGGGCACCAAGCTGTCTCGCCATAGCTATTTGTTggttattcaagaaatttcCATGTGGTAATTCCtatcgctctccctctctctctcactctctctctctctctctctgtctgtctatcgATATTAGCAACATTATCATAAAGAGCAATTTTATAACTAGGGTTGCCAAAAGGCGGCAACGACTTTTTCCCACCATCGCGTCTCGTCCATGTGTGAGGGAAATCCTTGCTATTGGTTTTTTGCtgcccgctgctgctgttgttgctgctgggaaAACGCCAAACCAAAAGCAATTCCCACTGTACCTGAGTGCGAGACACAAACACGTGGCCAGTAGCTGGCTGGCGAGAGAGGAGGGAAATGCAATCATTATTAGCCCGCTTTGCACTCTCAACTGTGGTCATTTTGAGTGCACAGGTTGTAAAGACTTgagctcgttgttgttgtcttgttgtcTTGTTGTCTTGCCACACCCACCCAT comes from the Drosophila sulfurigaster albostrigata strain 15112-1811.04 chromosome 2L, ASM2355843v2, whole genome shotgun sequence genome and includes:
- the LOC133842626 gene encoding uncharacterized protein LOC133842626 isoform X4; amino-acid sequence: MVNILKGVPVVMIIIIPMIVIIITNTKEENIPIPASTQFSPCGHQRNKLFINNSSNIEK
- the LOC133842626 gene encoding uncharacterized protein LOC133842626 isoform X3; the protein is MVNILKGVPVVMIIIIPMIVIIITNTKEENIPIPASTQFSPCGHQRNKLFINNSSNIEK
- the LOC133842626 gene encoding uncharacterized protein LOC133842626 isoform X5 encodes the protein MVNILKGVPVVMIIIIPMIVIIITNTKENIPIPASTQFSPCGHQRNKLFINNSSNIEK